A genomic stretch from Cuculus canorus isolate bCucCan1 chromosome 30, bCucCan1.pri, whole genome shotgun sequence includes:
- the RDH8 gene encoding retinol dehydrogenase 8, with product MATSAPRTVLITGCSSGIGLAVAVRLARDPQRRFQVIATMRDLRKKEKLEEAAGTTLGKTLTIQRLDVCSDSSVAECMANVPGGRVDILVNNAGVGHVGPVESISVEEMKKIFETNFFGAVRMIKAVLPEMKSHQRGHIVVISSVMGLQGIVFNDVYAASKFAVEGFCESLAVQLLQFNVFVSMVEPGPVNTDFEMKLMEEVSRSEFPGTDPATIRYFKDVYLPASHEIFTTLGQSPEAVSEAIVKVIQSRRPAFRVQTNRLYTPLVALKYADPSGDLSVRTFYRLLFHYGTVFHLTMAVLRCLTCGCFRSRITPL from the exons ATGGCCACCTCAGCGCCGCGCACCGTCCTCATCACCGGCTGCTCCTCCGGCATCGGCCTCGCCGTGGCCGTCCGCTTGGCCCGCGATCCCCAGCGGCGATTCCAGG TCATCGCCACCATGAGGGACCTACGGAAGAAGGAGAAGTTGGAAGAGGCAGCGGGAACGACGTTGGGGAAGACGTTGACCATCCAACGCTTGGACGTCTGCAGCGACAGCTCCGTGGCCGAGTGCATGGCCAACGTTCCCGGTGGCCGCGTGGACATCTTGG TGAATAACGCCGGCGTGGGCCACGTTGGACCCGTGGAGAGCATCAGCGTGGAGGAGATGAAGAAGATCTTCGAGACCAATTTCTTCGGAGCCGTTCGGATGATCAAAGCCGTACTTCCCGAGATGAAAAGCCACCAAAGAGGTCACATCGTGGTCATCAGCAGCGTGATGGGGCTCCAGG GGATCGTCTTCAACGACGTCTACGCCGCTTCCAAGTTCGCGGTGGAAGGGTTCTGCGAGAGTTTGGCCGTGCAGCTCCTCCAGTTCAACGTCTT CGTCTCCATGGTGGAACCGGGCCCGGTCAACACCGATTTTGAGATGAAGTTGATGGAAGAGGTTTCTCGCTCTGAGTTTCCCGGCACCGATCCGGCAACGATCCGATACTTCAAGGATGTCTACTTACCGGCGTCCCACGAGATCTTCACCACCTTGGGCCAAAGCCCTGAGGCCGTGTCTGAG GCCATCGTGAAGGTGATCCAATCGCGGCGCCCGGCGTTCCGCGTCCAAACCAACCGTCTCTACACGCCGCTGGTGGCCCTCAAATACGCCGATCCCTCCGGAGATCTCTCCGTCCGCACCTTCTACCGATTGCTCTTCCACTACGGGACCGTCTTCCACCTCACCATGGCCGTCCTTCGCTGTCTCACCTGTGGATGCTTCCGAAGTCGCATCACCCCGCTCTGA